In Fluviispira sanaruensis, a genomic segment contains:
- a CDS encoding FGGY family carbohydrate kinase has product MTDFILSIDEGTTGIQASFFSMDDFSMLGNNKIEFPQIYPRPGLVEHNPEDIWNTTIKAIENSLKFAEGEKSSFNQKKIAAIGITNQRETCLAWNKKTGEVAGNAIVWQDRRTAEFCDHLKRNETVRKMILQKTGLVCDPYFSASKMHWILEQNMKAKQWALTGELALGTIDSFIIWRLTGGQSFVTDHTNASRTMLYNLHTGSYDPELLKLFSIPESALPEIKPSIGRFGFTKGVPGLPDGIPITGILGDQQAALFGQNCVQQGEAKITFGTGAFLLMNTGENVVTSDEGILTTVAYSTAQRRTFALEGSAFIAGAAVQFMRDNFGWVKNSSESAELAMGYPRDEDVLFVPSLAGLGAPYWNPKARGVLFGLSRGTQKSQIIRAVLESIALQNVQLLRLMEKVSGQKIVRVGVDGGASRNDFLMQFQANILQTLLARPANIETTSLGAAMAACVGVLEEDVTFNKIEIAREFRPEMPEALANASLYKWLKAVDCVNLFYKS; this is encoded by the coding sequence ATGACCGATTTTATTCTATCCATAGATGAAGGTACCACAGGAATTCAAGCATCTTTTTTTAGCATGGATGATTTTTCTATGCTAGGTAACAACAAAATTGAATTTCCTCAGATTTATCCGCGCCCAGGTTTGGTTGAACACAATCCTGAAGATATTTGGAATACAACAATAAAAGCAATCGAAAACAGTTTGAAATTTGCTGAAGGAGAAAAAAGCTCTTTCAACCAGAAAAAAATTGCGGCAATAGGCATAACCAATCAGCGGGAAACATGTCTCGCTTGGAATAAAAAAACGGGTGAAGTTGCGGGCAATGCTATTGTTTGGCAGGACAGACGCACTGCAGAATTTTGCGATCATTTAAAACGTAACGAAACAGTGCGCAAAATGATTTTGCAGAAAACGGGATTGGTCTGTGATCCTTATTTTAGTGCTTCAAAAATGCACTGGATTTTAGAACAGAATATGAAAGCCAAACAATGGGCGTTAACAGGTGAGCTCGCCCTTGGCACCATCGACTCTTTTATTATCTGGAGACTCACGGGTGGACAGTCTTTTGTGACGGATCATACCAATGCGAGCCGCACTATGCTTTATAATTTACACACGGGATCTTATGACCCAGAGCTGTTAAAACTGTTTTCAATTCCAGAAAGTGCACTGCCAGAGATCAAACCAAGTATTGGTCGCTTTGGATTTACCAAGGGAGTACCAGGTCTACCGGACGGTATACCTATCACTGGGATTTTGGGTGACCAACAGGCAGCGCTTTTTGGGCAAAACTGCGTTCAGCAGGGTGAAGCGAAAATCACCTTTGGTACGGGTGCGTTCTTACTTATGAATACGGGTGAAAATGTGGTGACTTCGGATGAAGGGATCTTGACCACCGTTGCTTATAGTACTGCGCAACGAAGAACCTTTGCTCTCGAAGGATCTGCTTTTATCGCAGGCGCTGCAGTGCAGTTCATGCGGGACAATTTTGGTTGGGTGAAGAATTCTTCAGAAAGTGCTGAACTTGCAATGGGTTATCCGCGTGATGAGGACGTTCTCTTCGTTCCATCCTTAGCGGGGCTGGGCGCGCCGTATTGGAATCCAAAAGCGCGCGGCGTGCTCTTTGGCCTCTCCCGTGGAACGCAAAAGTCGCAGATTATCCGTGCCGTCTTAGAAAGTATTGCCTTGCAAAATGTTCAGCTTTTACGCCTGATGGAAAAAGTCAGTGGACAAAAGATCGTGCGGGTGGGTGTGGACGGTGGTGCTTCGCGCAACGATTTCTTAATGCAGTTTCAAGCAAATATTTTACAGACACTGCTCGCGCGCCCAGCAAATATTGAGACGACTTCCCTCGGGGCGGCGATGGCAGCGTGTGTGGGTGTGCTCGAAGAAGATGTAACATTCAATAAAATAGAAATCGCGAGAGAGTTTCGCCCCGAAATGCCCGAAGCTTTGGCAAATGCAAGTTTGTATAAATGGTTGAAGGCAGTTGATTGTGTCAATTTATTTTACAAGAGTTAA
- a CDS encoding glycoside hydrolase family 3 N-terminal domain-containing protein, giving the protein MSLVAQEKFPNTFKKYFNSLPFLEQAGFFLWPSIGKSELNKNEIKLFKKIKPSGCILFKRNFTDFAQGKILIANVKKNCERANQKYKMPFIVSIDEEGGRVSRLPLPFLRGKPALEFSDNNDELGLVNQVLHQTFVAKGLGINCILSPVADILTEPTNPVMGDRCFGRDALTVLKYSSLVNKTLLSEQIFSCAKHFPGHGNTKTDSHKEFSTSDVSLTTLKTREWIPFKNLIAEKIPFIMAAHVIVPELDPKFPATLSYEILTKQLKKNLKFKGLVLSDDLRMNAIANFYQQSRAIESSITETNPVSLSEEDSYLEQAAIDALLAGCDILLSCQSIEREARIAYSIAKKLKNDKLFHKLMLEKAWKIFSTLTKTQKI; this is encoded by the coding sequence GTGAGTTTAGTTGCGCAAGAAAAATTTCCAAATACTTTTAAAAAATATTTTAATTCCTTACCATTTCTAGAACAGGCTGGATTTTTTCTTTGGCCCTCCATAGGAAAAAGCGAACTCAATAAAAATGAAATTAAATTATTTAAAAAAATAAAACCTTCGGGGTGCATTCTTTTTAAAAGAAATTTTACTGATTTCGCACAAGGAAAAATATTAATTGCAAATGTAAAGAAAAATTGTGAAAGAGCAAATCAAAAATATAAAATGCCTTTTATTGTCTCAATCGATGAAGAAGGTGGCAGAGTTTCGCGTTTGCCACTTCCTTTTTTGCGCGGTAAACCAGCGCTCGAATTTTCTGACAATAACGATGAACTTGGCTTAGTCAATCAAGTACTTCATCAAACTTTTGTGGCAAAAGGATTAGGCATTAACTGTATACTGAGTCCAGTCGCCGATATTTTAACAGAACCGACAAATCCCGTCATGGGTGATCGCTGCTTTGGCCGAGATGCTCTCACTGTTTTAAAATATTCCTCTCTCGTAAATAAAACACTCTTGAGTGAACAAATATTTTCGTGTGCCAAGCACTTTCCAGGACATGGCAATACAAAAACAGATTCACACAAAGAATTCAGTACCAGCGATGTAAGTTTAACCACACTTAAAACCCGTGAGTGGATTCCTTTTAAAAATTTAATTGCAGAAAAAATACCATTTATCATGGCTGCACATGTGATCGTCCCTGAACTCGATCCTAAGTTCCCAGCAACGTTAAGTTATGAAATATTAACGAAACAATTAAAAAAGAATTTAAAATTTAAGGGACTCGTGCTTAGCGACGATCTGCGAATGAATGCAATCGCAAATTTTTACCAACAGTCACGTGCAATTGAATCATCCATTACAGAAACAAATCCTGTTTCGTTATCTGAGGAAGATTCTTATCTTGAGCAAGCAGCTATCGATGCCTTGCTTGCAGGTTGTGATATTTTATTAAGTTGCCAAAGCATAGAGAGAGAAGCAAGAATTGCATACTCGATTGCAAAAAAACTTAAAAATGATAAATTATTTCATAAACTGATGCTGGAGAAGGCTTGGAAAATATTCTCTACTTTAACAAAAACACAAAAGATCTAA
- a CDS encoding energy transducer TonB, whose protein sequence is MENILYFNKNTKDLNFFLVVGYSLLFHILLALSLSFLTPNPVDMTDLRVTTSTVQISSKSPNSQKPTLQKHRERNIPKKELIQSTQKSAAAPSEIPPEKVATPQKHLDAVTPAGQSTNESKEFYSAESTVDKTAQCTLPEINITDDAANAGVTSGSVVIEVQINSEGKVTEAKLIKGTGYKVDQVALAAAKELNCSPAWREKHSVGVIKRITWMIVP, encoded by the coding sequence TTGGAAAATATTCTCTACTTTAACAAAAACACAAAAGATCTAAACTTTTTTCTCGTTGTCGGGTACAGCCTCTTATTTCATATTCTTTTAGCTCTGAGTCTCAGTTTTCTTACACCCAATCCTGTTGATATGACTGATTTAAGAGTAACAACCAGCACCGTCCAGATTTCTTCCAAATCACCCAATTCGCAAAAGCCCACTCTGCAAAAACACCGTGAGAGGAACATACCCAAAAAAGAATTGATCCAATCGACTCAAAAATCGGCGGCTGCCCCCAGTGAAATTCCACCCGAAAAAGTCGCAACTCCACAAAAACATTTGGATGCTGTCACTCCAGCTGGACAGTCGACCAATGAAAGCAAAGAATTTTATTCTGCGGAATCCACCGTCGATAAAACGGCACAATGCACTTTACCTGAAATCAATATCACGGACGATGCCGCTAATGCTGGTGTCACAAGTGGATCCGTAGTAATTGAAGTGCAAATAAATAGCGAAGGTAAAGTAACAGAAGCAAAATTGATCAAAGGCACAGGATATAAAGTAGATCAAGTTGCTTTAGCAGCAGCAAAAGAATTGAATTGTAGCCCTGCGTGGCGAGAAAAACACAGCGTTGGTGTTATAAAACGAATTACTTGGATGATTGTACCTTGA
- a CDS encoding Bax inhibitor-1/YccA family protein, protein MRFNRFQKSNDNWMNTAVKNEVVQSSASKTIAGVYGWMTLGVFLSALTGVGLIQTGAIQTILSFGRGAVLGLFLVQMALVMGMSFAAEKLSSQALKGMFLLYSLLTGITFSIIMVVYPIGNVISLFFVAALGFAGLALFGAVTKKNLGFMSTFLFMGVLMIVGASVVNIFVQSEMLNSFAGWAGILVFSGLTAYDSQRIREGSYALAEQTSGNSEALGKFMIFGALTMYLNFINLFISLLRIFGGRRD, encoded by the coding sequence ATGAGATTTAATCGATTTCAAAAGAGTAACGATAATTGGATGAATACAGCGGTAAAAAATGAAGTTGTTCAATCTTCTGCGAGCAAAACGATAGCAGGGGTTTATGGTTGGATGACTTTAGGTGTGTTCTTAAGTGCTTTGACAGGTGTTGGACTTATTCAAACAGGCGCAATTCAAACCATTTTAAGTTTTGGCAGAGGTGCTGTTTTAGGTTTGTTCCTCGTCCAAATGGCGCTTGTCATGGGAATGAGTTTTGCGGCTGAAAAATTGAGTTCGCAAGCCTTAAAAGGAATGTTTTTGCTTTATTCTTTGCTCACAGGAATCACATTTTCGATTATAATGGTTGTTTACCCGATCGGCAATGTTATTTCACTGTTTTTTGTTGCCGCGCTTGGTTTTGCTGGCCTAGCATTATTTGGGGCTGTTACGAAAAAGAATTTAGGCTTTATGAGCACTTTTCTATTTATGGGTGTTTTAATGATCGTGGGAGCAAGCGTTGTGAATATTTTTGTTCAGAGCGAAATGTTGAATTCCTTTGCAGGTTGGGCGGGAATCCTCGTCTTTTCTGGCTTAACTGCCTATGATTCCCAACGCATTCGTGAAGGATCTTATGCATTGGCAGAACAAACCTCTGGCAATAGTGAAGCTTTGGGTAAATTCATGATCTTTGGCGCTTTGACCATGTATCTTAACTTTATCAACCTCTTTATTAGTTTGCTCAGAATATTTGGTGGCAGAAGAGATTAA
- a CDS encoding tRNA dihydrouridine synthase produces MSFFNQPIQLGNLTLKNRVFLAPLAGVSDVPFRRICQELGAGLTYVEMLSATAIAYKNKRTFEMMARHASESILGVQVTGPSAEQVAHAVSVLDQQGFDTIDINMGCPVRKVVTAGCGSGILREPERISKTVELARSATARPLSAKFRLGYTREEVNVVNTVERVLAENVDMFTIHGRTRSESYSTPCDLMGIKLAIDTALSKQKSVIKVGNGDIFNYASARKMQEETTCDAVMVSRGALGNPWIFKEILLAETVQPEFAEWLDLVLRHLAYQEEFFGKTKLAAILARKHLLWYTKGFPSSKSLRDVLNRVEDLDEARAHLKNYAANIAKDCIRFAGSASELTSDYDPKYEMDRKLDRGVGDEGMEEQVNS; encoded by the coding sequence ATGAGTTTTTTTAATCAACCTATTCAATTGGGCAATTTGACTCTGAAAAATCGCGTGTTTTTAGCTCCACTCGCGGGAGTTTCAGATGTGCCATTCCGCCGAATTTGTCAGGAATTGGGTGCAGGTTTAACATATGTAGAAATGCTTTCTGCCACTGCAATTGCATATAAGAATAAAAGAACTTTCGAGATGATGGCGCGACATGCCTCGGAAAGCATTTTAGGTGTGCAAGTCACGGGGCCAAGCGCGGAGCAGGTGGCGCATGCGGTTTCGGTTCTTGATCAGCAAGGATTTGATACTATTGATATAAATATGGGCTGCCCCGTACGTAAAGTGGTGACAGCAGGGTGTGGCAGTGGGATTTTAAGAGAACCTGAAAGAATCAGCAAAACTGTTGAACTCGCACGATCTGCAACCGCTCGTCCTCTTTCCGCAAAATTTCGTTTAGGTTACACGCGCGAAGAGGTCAATGTTGTGAACACTGTTGAACGGGTGTTGGCAGAAAACGTCGACATGTTTACAATTCATGGGCGCACACGCTCGGAAAGTTATTCCACTCCCTGCGACTTAATGGGTATAAAGTTAGCAATAGATACCGCACTCAGTAAGCAAAAGTCAGTTATAAAAGTTGGCAATGGTGATATATTTAACTATGCCTCTGCCCGCAAAATGCAAGAAGAAACGACTTGTGATGCCGTAATGGTGAGCCGAGGTGCTCTGGGTAATCCCTGGATTTTTAAAGAAATATTACTAGCTGAAACTGTGCAGCCTGAATTTGCGGAATGGCTTGATCTCGTTCTGCGGCATTTGGCTTATCAAGAAGAATTTTTTGGTAAAACAAAACTAGCGGCTATTTTAGCCCGCAAGCATTTACTTTGGTATACGAAGGGTTTTCCTTCAAGCAAAAGCTTACGCGATGTGCTAAATAGAGTTGAAGATCTCGATGAAGCACGCGCACATCTTAAAAATTACGCTGCGAATATTGCAAAAGATTGCATCCGCTTTGCTGGCTCTGCTTCTGAATTAACAAGCGACTACGATCCCAAATACGAAATGGACAGAAAACTTGATCGCGGGGTTGGAGATGAAGGTATGGAAGAGCAAGTGAATTCTTAA
- the rlmN gene encoding 23S rRNA (adenine(2503)-C(2))-methyltransferase RlmN, whose amino-acid sequence MNSFFGTERKELEGKIAEIFGVPKAKLRAETLFRKVYKQNPLEDYDFSELSQDVSAWFKNNYLLSVPLEISEIQTSTHDGSVKFAIRLKSDGKWVESVLIPERGRLTQCISTQVGCAQACRFCQTGRMGLMRSLTSEEIVGQVILAEKWRRENPDYHVASYQRISNIVYMGMGEPLDNIDNVIKSTQIFCDNLGLNFSPNKVTVSTVGLMPALDRILNETKVAVALSLHSPFEEERSKVMPVNLRHPLTHVVETLRKHALSGTRSSFMIQYTLLRGINDSEQHAQALVSLLQGVGAKINLIPLNEHEGAAFRRPDLGRVYQFQQILKNSGMVATVRLSKGRDIQAACGQLIKNKVKS is encoded by the coding sequence ATGAATTCATTTTTCGGGACGGAACGTAAGGAACTTGAGGGAAAAATAGCTGAAATTTTTGGCGTTCCAAAAGCAAAATTACGGGCTGAAACCTTATTTCGAAAAGTCTATAAACAAAATCCACTTGAAGACTACGATTTTTCAGAACTGAGCCAGGATGTTTCTGCATGGTTTAAAAACAATTACTTACTTTCTGTTCCCTTGGAGATCTCAGAAATTCAAACAAGTACCCACGATGGATCTGTAAAATTTGCAATACGCTTAAAGAGTGATGGCAAATGGGTGGAAAGCGTGCTTATTCCAGAACGCGGGCGTTTGACTCAGTGTATTTCCACTCAAGTGGGCTGTGCACAAGCCTGCCGTTTTTGTCAGACAGGTCGCATGGGACTCATGCGCAGTCTTACGAGTGAGGAAATTGTTGGACAGGTTATTCTTGCCGAAAAATGGCGGCGGGAAAACCCCGATTATCATGTGGCAAGCTATCAAAGGATCTCAAATATCGTATATATGGGAATGGGTGAACCTCTTGATAATATAGATAATGTGATTAAAAGCACTCAGATCTTTTGCGACAATTTAGGCCTTAATTTCTCACCAAATAAAGTGACAGTCAGCACTGTTGGACTCATGCCTGCGCTCGATAGGATTTTAAATGAAACAAAAGTTGCAGTTGCTCTCTCACTTCATTCTCCCTTTGAAGAGGAGCGTTCTAAGGTCATGCCCGTTAACCTGCGCCATCCATTAACTCATGTGGTTGAAACCCTGAGAAAGCATGCTTTATCTGGAACACGGTCTTCATTTATGATACAATACACCCTCCTGCGAGGAATAAACGACAGCGAACAGCATGCGCAAGCATTAGTTTCTTTATTACAAGGTGTTGGGGCAAAAATAAACCTCATTCCTCTAAATGAACATGAAGGAGCTGCGTTTCGCAGACCGGACTTAGGCCGCGTTTACCAATTTCAACAAATTCTTAAAAATTCTGGAATGGTTGCGACAGTGCGTCTATCTAAAGGCAGAGATATTCAAGCAGCATGCGGACAATTAATAAAAAATAAGGTAAAATCATGA